A window of Patagioenas fasciata isolate bPatFas1 chromosome 5, bPatFas1.hap1, whole genome shotgun sequence contains these coding sequences:
- the DNAJC17 gene encoding dnaJ homolog subfamily C member 17 isoform X1 produces MAVDKDVLELDLYGLLGIGEKASEKEVKKAYRQKALTCHPDKNPDNPRAAEVFHQLSQALAVLTDAAARAAYDRVRKAKQQAAERTRKLDEKRKKVKLDLEAREREAQTHDSEEEETRITRSLEQEIIRLREEGSRQLEEQQRLIREQIRLEREQHGQGRQEGSGVEGRITPKLKLRWKCGKEDETGGGYSKDVLLRILQKYGDVLNLLVSSRKTGSAVVEFATVKAAEMAVKNEVGLVHNPLKISWLEGQPQHSPSTGLPGSTGQPRTSQIIPLKLLLLNNKRIPVTKHSEGANI; encoded by the exons ATGGCGGTCGATAAGGATGTGCTGGAGCTGGACCTGTATGGCCTGCTGGGCATCGGCGAGAAGGCGTCGGAGAAGGAG GTGAAGAAGGCGTACCGGCAGAAGGCCCTGACATGTCACCCCGACAAGAACCCGGACAACCCCCGAGCAG CGGAAGTTTTCCACCAGCTGTCTCAGGCCCTGGCCGTGCTGACAGACGCAGCAGCGAGG GCGGCGTATGACAGAGTGAGGAAGGCGAAGCAGCAAGCTGCAGAAAGGACACGGAAACTTGATGAGAAGCGGAAGAAAGTAAAACTCG ACCTTGAAGCCAgagaacgagaagcccagacccATGACAGTGAAGAGGAGGAGACCAGGATAACAAGATCATTAGAACAAGAA ATCATACGGCTGCGGGAAGAAGGCTCCCGGCAGCTCGAGGAGCAGCAGAGACTCATTCGAGAGCAGATCCGGCTTGAAAGAGAGCAGCACGGCCAAG GCAGGCAAGAAGGAAGTGGAGTGGAAGGCAGAATAACTCCCAAACTCAAA CTCCGATGGAAATGCGGGAAAGAAGATGAGACAGGAGGGGGATACTCCAAGGACGTTCTGCTGCGGATCCTACAGAAG TATGGCGACGTGCTCAATTTGTTGGTGTCCAGTCGGAAGACGGGGAGCGCGGTGGTGGAATTCGCCACGGTGAAGGCGGCT GAGATGGCTGTGAAGAACGAGGTCGGCCTGGTCCATAATCCTCTGAAGATCTCCTGGCTGgaggggcagccccagcacagccccagcaccgGCCTCCCCGGCAGCACCGGCCAGCCCAGGACTTCCCAG ATAATCCCTCTGAAGCTGTTGCTCTTGAACAACAAACGTATCCCAGTCACAAAGCACTCAGAAGGCGCCAACATCTAG
- the DNAJC17 gene encoding dnaJ homolog subfamily C member 17 isoform X4 translates to MAVDKDVLELDLYGLLGIGEKASEKEVKKAYRQKALTCHPDKNPDNPRAAEVFHQLSQALAVLTDAAARAAYDRVRKAKQQAAERTRKLDEKRKKVKLDLEAREREAQTHDSEEEETRITRSLEQEIIRLREEGSRQLEEQQRLIREQIRLEREQHGQGRQEGSGVEGRITPKLKLRWKCGKEDETGGGYSKDVLLRILQKYGDVLNLLVSSRKTGSAVVEFATVKAAEMAVKNEVGLVHNPLKISWLEGQPQHSPSTGLPGSTGQPRTSQASVVSERDYESLVMMRLRQAAERQQLIEQLQREDEAESHA, encoded by the exons ATGGCGGTCGATAAGGATGTGCTGGAGCTGGACCTGTATGGCCTGCTGGGCATCGGCGAGAAGGCGTCGGAGAAGGAG GTGAAGAAGGCGTACCGGCAGAAGGCCCTGACATGTCACCCCGACAAGAACCCGGACAACCCCCGAGCAG CGGAAGTTTTCCACCAGCTGTCTCAGGCCCTGGCCGTGCTGACAGACGCAGCAGCGAGG GCGGCGTATGACAGAGTGAGGAAGGCGAAGCAGCAAGCTGCAGAAAGGACACGGAAACTTGATGAGAAGCGGAAGAAAGTAAAACTCG ACCTTGAAGCCAgagaacgagaagcccagacccATGACAGTGAAGAGGAGGAGACCAGGATAACAAGATCATTAGAACAAGAA ATCATACGGCTGCGGGAAGAAGGCTCCCGGCAGCTCGAGGAGCAGCAGAGACTCATTCGAGAGCAGATCCGGCTTGAAAGAGAGCAGCACGGCCAAG GCAGGCAAGAAGGAAGTGGAGTGGAAGGCAGAATAACTCCCAAACTCAAA CTCCGATGGAAATGCGGGAAAGAAGATGAGACAGGAGGGGGATACTCCAAGGACGTTCTGCTGCGGATCCTACAGAAG TATGGCGACGTGCTCAATTTGTTGGTGTCCAGTCGGAAGACGGGGAGCGCGGTGGTGGAATTCGCCACGGTGAAGGCGGCT GAGATGGCTGTGAAGAACGAGGTCGGCCTGGTCCATAATCCTCTGAAGATCTCCTGGCTGgaggggcagccccagcacagccccagcaccgGCCTCCCCGGCAGCACCGGCCAGCCCAGGACTTCCCAG GCGTCGGTGGTGTCGGAGCGGGACTACGAGAGCCTGGTGATGATGCGGCTGCGGCAGGCGGCCGAGAGGCAGCAGCTCATCGAGCAGCTCCAGCGGGAAGACGAGGCGGAGTCTCACGCCTAG
- the DNAJC17 gene encoding dnaJ homolog subfamily C member 17 isoform X2, with translation MAVDKDVLELDLYGLLGIGEKASEKEVKKAYRQKALTCHPDKNPDNPRAAEVFHQLSQALAVLTDAAARAAYDRVRKAKQQAAERTRKLDEKRKKVKLDLEAREREAQTHDSEEEETRITRSLEQEIIRLREEGSRQLEEQQRLIREQIRLEREQHGQGRQEGSGVEGRITPKLKYGDVLNLLVSSRKTGSAVVEFATVKAAEMAVKNEVGLVHNPLKISWLEGQPQHSPSTGLPGSTGQPRTSQASVVSERDYESLVMMRLRQAAERQQLIEQLQREDEAESHA, from the exons ATGGCGGTCGATAAGGATGTGCTGGAGCTGGACCTGTATGGCCTGCTGGGCATCGGCGAGAAGGCGTCGGAGAAGGAG GTGAAGAAGGCGTACCGGCAGAAGGCCCTGACATGTCACCCCGACAAGAACCCGGACAACCCCCGAGCAG CGGAAGTTTTCCACCAGCTGTCTCAGGCCCTGGCCGTGCTGACAGACGCAGCAGCGAGG GCGGCGTATGACAGAGTGAGGAAGGCGAAGCAGCAAGCTGCAGAAAGGACACGGAAACTTGATGAGAAGCGGAAGAAAGTAAAACTCG ACCTTGAAGCCAgagaacgagaagcccagacccATGACAGTGAAGAGGAGGAGACCAGGATAACAAGATCATTAGAACAAGAA ATCATACGGCTGCGGGAAGAAGGCTCCCGGCAGCTCGAGGAGCAGCAGAGACTCATTCGAGAGCAGATCCGGCTTGAAAGAGAGCAGCACGGCCAAG GCAGGCAAGAAGGAAGTGGAGTGGAAGGCAGAATAACTCCCAAACTCAAA TATGGCGACGTGCTCAATTTGTTGGTGTCCAGTCGGAAGACGGGGAGCGCGGTGGTGGAATTCGCCACGGTGAAGGCGGCT GAGATGGCTGTGAAGAACGAGGTCGGCCTGGTCCATAATCCTCTGAAGATCTCCTGGCTGgaggggcagccccagcacagccccagcaccgGCCTCCCCGGCAGCACCGGCCAGCCCAGGACTTCCCAG GCGTCGGTGGTGTCGGAGCGGGACTACGAGAGCCTGGTGATGATGCGGCTGCGGCAGGCGGCCGAGAGGCAGCAGCTCATCGAGCAGCTCCAGCGGGAAGACGAGGCGGAGTCTCACGCCTAG
- the DNAJC17 gene encoding dnaJ homolog subfamily C member 17 isoform X3: MAVDKDVLELDLYGLLGIGEKASEKEVKKAYRQKALTCHPDKNPDNPRAAEVFHQLSQALAVLTDAAARAAYDRVRKAKQQAAERTRKLDEKRKKVKLDLEAREREAQTHDSEEEETRITRSLEQEIIRLREEGSRQLEEQQRLIREQIRLEREQHGQGRQEGSGVEGRITPKLKVAGAALSAATCVPTGKMSLWCLFPSSDGNAGKKMRQEGDTPRTFCCGSYRSMATCSICWCPVGRRGARWWNSPR, from the exons ATGGCGGTCGATAAGGATGTGCTGGAGCTGGACCTGTATGGCCTGCTGGGCATCGGCGAGAAGGCGTCGGAGAAGGAG GTGAAGAAGGCGTACCGGCAGAAGGCCCTGACATGTCACCCCGACAAGAACCCGGACAACCCCCGAGCAG CGGAAGTTTTCCACCAGCTGTCTCAGGCCCTGGCCGTGCTGACAGACGCAGCAGCGAGG GCGGCGTATGACAGAGTGAGGAAGGCGAAGCAGCAAGCTGCAGAAAGGACACGGAAACTTGATGAGAAGCGGAAGAAAGTAAAACTCG ACCTTGAAGCCAgagaacgagaagcccagacccATGACAGTGAAGAGGAGGAGACCAGGATAACAAGATCATTAGAACAAGAA ATCATACGGCTGCGGGAAGAAGGCTCCCGGCAGCTCGAGGAGCAGCAGAGACTCATTCGAGAGCAGATCCGGCTTGAAAGAGAGCAGCACGGCCAAG GCAGGCAAGAAGGAAGTGGAGTGGAAGGCAGAATAACTCCCAAACTCAAA GTGGCAGGAGCTGCATTGAGCGCGGCAACGTGTGTTCCAACGGGCAAAATGAGCTTGTGGTGTTTGTTTCCCAGCTCCGATGGAAATGCGGGAAAGAAGATGAGACAGGAGGGGGATACTCCAAGGACGTTCTGCTGCGGATCCTACAGAAG TATGGCGACGTGCTCAATTTGTTGGTGTCCAGTCGGAAGACGGGGAGCGCGGTGGTGGAATTCGCCACGGTGA
- the C5H15orf62 gene encoding uncharacterized protein C15orf62 homolog, mitochondrial — protein MDTWRRGSLKSTTFFRRFSLRRHKKLGNQVIILNQNSHTLDSEGQCQKREGLRDLKDKSEYLSCQSEQNLAKAQAPPKPPRLYLDSSSCPNIIDRTDSHPDISFSGAAHQYHKATQTQSHREQGTDCGAAEPGALNGSAPPDLADPFLSFKVDLGLSLLEDVLQTLRKQNPRDYAI, from the coding sequence ATGGATACCTGGCGGAGGGGGTCCCTCAAGTCCACAACGTTCTTCAGGCGCTTCTCGCTCAGGAGACACAAAAAGCTGGGCAACCAAGTCATCATCCTGAACCAGAACAGCCACACTCTGGACAGCGAGGGCCAGTGTCAGAAGAGGGAAGGCCTGAGGGATCTGAAGGACAAGTCTGAGTACCTGTCATGCCAGAGCGAGCAGAACCTGGCCAAGGCGCAGGCGCCGCCCAAGCCGCCCCGGCTCTACCTGGACAGTTCCAGCTGCCCCAACATCATCGACCGCACGGATTCTCACCCCGACATCTCCTTTTCCGGTGCTGCTCACCAGTACCACAAAGCCACCCAAACGCAGTCCCACAGGGAGCAGGGCACAGACTGCGGGGCCGCGGAGCCGGGCGCCCTGAACGGCTCCGCTCCACCCGACCTGGCCGACCCCTTCCTGTCCTTCAAGGTGGATTTGGGGCTGTCGCTTCTCGAGGATGTTCTGCAGACCCTCAGGAAACAGAACCCCAGAGATTACGCCATCTGA
- the GCHFR gene encoding GTP cyclohydrolase 1 feedback regulatory protein, producing MPYLLISTQIRMEAGPTMVGDEHSDPTLMSFLGATKRNMLGNHFWEYYVNDAPRIVLDKLESRGYRVVSMTGVGQTLVWCLHKE from the exons atgccgtACCTGCTCATCAGCACCCAGATCCGCATG GAGGCTGGACCCACCATGGTGGGGGACGAGCACTCGGATCCCACCCTGATGAGCTTCCTGGGGGCCACCAAGAGGAACATGCTGGGGAACCACTT CTGGGAGTACTACGTGAACGACGCGCCGCGCATCGtgctggacaagctggagagccGCGGGTACCGCGTGGTCAGCATGACGGGCGTGGGGCAGACCCTGGTCTGGTGCCTGCACAAGGAGTAG